Genomic window (Ostrea edulis chromosome 9, xbOstEdul1.1, whole genome shotgun sequence):
TAGTAAATTATTTAAGAGTCATCGTGAAACTTTCTATATTATGATTTCATGTTAGTActttatctaatattttcaaactgacacttatgggttttttttatcatggaCTCATAGGGAAAGTCCCCTAGATTTACGGTGTTTCGGTAAGTTCCGTATGTTAAACTTTAGGAATTCAAAAAACCCTGTACTTGTTTATGTTGTCCACATTCAAAGAAGTTTGGCCAAAATTTCAGGCACTTGATATTCTGTGTAGTTGTAACAAAGAAATTTTCCCTACTGCTCCAATTATCATGATAGCTCTACAAATTAATTGcgaacaaaaatggaaaactgcAGTTCATTCATTCCCGAAGAACATCTGTATACAACTTAGTTTTAAACTTACTTTTTCCTGAATCAGGACGGAAGAGACAAATAATGAGTTTGTTTAAGGACACGGCTCTCCCAATCTCATATCCAACTCCCAATGATGGCTGGGTCACCTCCGCAACAAGAACTGTAACAGAACGATATTGTAATACCACCAACTTACTCATATATAACCCCATCTTGATCGCATTCTCATAGTAGGTCAATTGATTTATTCTCATCAAAATCCTAGTGTGTTAGCTGGCTAGAGATGATATTCTGCTagtttatattacatttagtatatatacatgtattgcatttaAGTGGGAACCTTTCTATAAGTAACAGAGACTGGTTTTCTGCCTCTGCTGCTGGGATTCATACCCGGTACCTCTGGCATGACAGTTCAGTGCTCTGAGCTAAAGGATAACCCACTAGCCTGTATCTAACATAACCACataaatacaatgaaacatttttctCTTTGCATTTTAAACATCATGCACACGTGATATCATTACCAGATCATTTAAAATACCTTTACATGCAATTCTATTATAAATGTTATGCGAATCCTGCGAACTTTACCATCACACTGTTTCAACCAGTCCATATCTCGGTCATGAATCTGTACATCTGTCAGACCAGCAACATCCTCATCTGCAGAATTGTAATGTAAATGGGCATCACATTATGTTTGAATACAGGCATACCTATACATTGATCTAATGATAGTTAACACgatgataatgtatatataatatatataaaccagTCTCCACAGATGGGCTTGCAACATGTTCAGTGAGCACAGTGCCATAGGATTTCAACTGGGCCACAATACGCAAGTACAAATCAGCATCTTGTCGACCTCCCCTAATGCTTCCAGCAAAGTATATCATACGATTTCCAGACATTCTTCACAGCgacactactgaaaaacaagaTGCCCAAcggaattcattataaacatcaTAAATACCAAAGACTCTCGTccatagagagagagaaaattgtGAGAACTATCATTCAAAACGATTGTGACTAGTTTTTGTTGATCAAGACACATCCACAAATGCCTGTCCGTGGAGTGTGGACATGGTCACATTCATTACAGGAGTGAGGCCTGAGGCAAATATATCTATAAAGCTAGAATAAATATAACAGTTTTCATTTAATTACTGATTTTAATATACGTATTTATCAATAATCCGTTGGGTTTTTTAAATGTCATTATTTTGCACCTTTGATTTATCCCCAAAATACTTTAATTAATATCATACCACAAGTCCTCGGGCCGGGTTATCGTGTATAAAAACCGCCAAAATGGGTGGgtggtaaatctagtactgccgactcccgactcccgatggtcccggattgcaatgttttaaagataatataaaaacCGGCCAACAGAATTAAGTAGTCCCTGTACGGAGTTTGAATCTAGTACtgtgttataaatacaaaaaccgAAAACGGACACTGATACAGGTACGGTTAACAAACATAGCTCATAACACAATATGCTCCAAAGAAAAATACCATTAAAACGGAAacaattaataaaatttaccaTTATTAGGCATTCTTTGTGTTTCTAAATTATGGTAGAACTCTTAGCCACATCAATTATGTGTTTTCCCCGATTCTACGACATGAACGTAGTTCTACCGCAGAGCCCtcattaaaaattaaatttaatttgatgaattttaattacacatttattactaATTGTCTTGAAGAAATGttccattttacatattgtCCAATTTGTTATGGTTTTTTAGTCAAACGTACTAAATCATGTGTTCTGTTTTGGTTCAATATACGTTTATTTATcgcaaaaaataattctattaaagaataaaaataaaagatacggtatctaattctttttataataacagaaaatattcaaaatgtatatgattttgttgatatatgattttgaacaatgttttgattatttaatcaacagttatataacaaattctgagctttaatatgtgtaaattttaatcattagaaaatcaagagaaattaatttctttttgtacatgtaaattggtccttcaaaattcttattagatattgttttgctggggaagaaagaaaattcaaaccCGAGTTTAgaaattataataaaaatatttgattttagatacaaatatataatatttttaaataatagaTTTTCTCTTAAATAATAGAACACCCCCTTGGAATTTcgaaatgtcatttttttttttttattgagctGCCCCCattaacacacacaccccccgGGAAATTTATTACACCTAGGATTTGTTGTTCAAAATTTATAGGCAATGTGGCTTGCCTCGCATCAGATGGTAATTAAACTAATTTGCTATGTAAAGGTTTTCACTTTCATTATAAATGACCACTTTTGAGGAGGCaacatttcaagtttaagaatttttctatatcattgggttttgtgtgtgtgtgtgtgtgtgtgtgtgtgtgtgtgtgtgtgtgtttggatcaatttggacataaagattgttcccgaGAAGAATGAAGTTATTCTGTTGGTCGGTTTGATATTATCTATAAACCATCGATCGCGCAATCCAGGACCATCGGGAGTCGGCAGTAcactatataggcctacatgtatattttgaaatcattaaaactgtgaaaaagaagaaatacttCTAGTAAAACATAAAGATTTATTCAACAtcgttttttcttttaaattatttttttttaagtatctTTATAAATCATGCATTGAATGAAAAGTGTCCGTTTTcggtttttgtatttataacacaGTACTATAGACAAACTCCGTACAGCGTCAaattctccgggactactttcccctacgaataatgatattggagtttaatattatctttaaaacattGCAATCCGGGACCgtcgggagtcggcagtactagatttaccgctcaCCGCCAAAATGTGaatcccgatcccgatcaaataCTGCTACCAAACGAACGTGAAAGAACCTGGACGAAAGATCGATGTTTAGcaccaaaaataaaataaactaaAATAAGGTCCATCTACTTGGTAACCGGTCGTGGCAGAGAGGGGCAGGTCTAAAGGCTGGAATGGAGGTAGTGGTACTTAAAAAAGTACCAATATCTCCGCTAATACTCATTATCAGTAAAAAATCCCATAATCGATGGGGCAACACATTTCCCAATATATATaacgattttaaaatctaatatgAAAACTAATACAAATCCCTGCCAGAATGAGCAGTGATCGGAAAAAAAGTTGGTTCAGTAATATAGACGAGTCATCTTCGCTAGCTTAGCtagtttacgatccgctccgttTGTATAGAAGCGGAGTGGGTCGTAAACcattggctagcgaagatgtagACGAGTGGGCATCAGATATTTTACTATAAATCCTGTTATAGTTGATATTTCTTTATTCGGCAAATATTCCCATAAAGCATAGGGAATATAATATTCTATATATCTAGAAAATAGAAAAAGAGTTGCATTTATTTACTGGGAAGAGTTTGAAAATCCTGCCGGAATGAGAAAATATGGGGGTATAAATGGAGAAGTCATATGGAAGTCgttgttttataaaatcatatatcttaaaaaatattacgtgaTACTTTATTCGGATAACTTTTCCCATTATCTACGAGGCAAGATCTTTTAAAACATGCAAAGTTTTTTAGAATTCTGTGCATGTTTAGTATGTGAAAATCCTGACGGAATGAGCCGAGATCGTCAAAATGTCATGCCCTAATAGGCTTTTCGTTTACGAAATTAAAGGTTTTCCTTATTTGGTAGCTATTTTAGGTTTACCAGACaagtttcatatttttaatcAGTTGTTAGATATAGATTATTCAAGTTTTTCGATTTGCATGGGCGATGATACTACTTTTGATATGTTACTCCCTTGACTTTCAGACATGTGCATATTTTGAGAGCAAACCATTAGCTTTTTTTTTCGGTTCACGAACGTAAGTATCAAAAAATGTCACGAGCGTTTATTTGATTATATAGCtgaaaaaattgcaaaaattaccacaaagaaaattgcaattgtCACTGATAGGGAAAAGGGTGTTTCAAATGCTATAAGCAAAATGTTACCGAATTGTGTAAATTTTTACTGTTGGGATCACTTGAAACGGATTTTAAGTTTTGGTTGCTAAAGACTGAGACTCAGAGCAATGAAATAtctgtgtatatgtacatagtCTAGTTCAGGTACagattattacatgtagatatttaatCATTCTTGTATACAGATATCAAAAGATGAGATTTTAACCCAAAGAAATTGTTCGAACCTGGTGAGATTATAGATTATGTTAGGGAGCTTAGAATTTAGAATTACTTTCTGAACCTTGTTGTGATGGATTGTGTGGTTCTGTTATTGATAAACATTCTGTTGTAAAACGACTGAAACAGACGACCAAAAATCACTGAAATATCCGCGAAAGATTTGACCACAATTCACAGGC
Coding sequences:
- the LOC125659625 gene encoding 2'-deoxynucleoside 5'-phosphate N-hydrolase 1-like; the protein is MSGNRMIYFAGSIRGGRQDADLYLRIVAQLKSYGTVLTEHVASPSVETDEDVAGLTDVQIHDRDMDWLKQCDVLVAEVTQPSLGVGYEIGRAVSLNKLIICLFRPDSGKKISAMISGAVGDNFHVYNYTEDQVPDILAKHLK